A genomic segment from Clostridia bacterium encodes:
- a CDS encoding GTP-binding protein codes for MAKEKFDRSKPHVNVGTIGHIDHGKTTLTAAITKVLAKHNPNIKFR; via the coding sequence ATGGCGAAAGAGAAATTTGACCGCAGCAAACCGCACGTGAACGTTGGGACGATTGGGCACATTGATCATGGCAAGACGACGCTGACGGCGGCGATCACGAAGGTTCTGGCGAAGCACAACCCGAACATCAAGTTCCGG